From a single Herbiconiux sp. SALV-R1 genomic region:
- a CDS encoding MarR family winged helix-turn-helix transcriptional regulator, whose amino-acid sequence MSTILPAAPPHPLAAELRQATLRLARRLRLEKADDELSDGQTSVLAYLDRSGAQSPAALSAFEHVSPPSMNRTLNSLQEAGYIDRTPSPDDRRMVSVSVTDAGRLVVNETRRRRDAWLEGRLDGLSADDRDVLGEAAAIIRKLLEA is encoded by the coding sequence ATGTCCACGATCCTGCCTGCCGCACCCCCGCATCCGCTCGCCGCCGAGCTGCGCCAGGCGACGCTCCGCCTCGCGCGCCGGCTGAGGCTCGAGAAGGCCGACGACGAGCTGAGCGACGGGCAGACCAGCGTGCTGGCCTACCTCGACCGCAGCGGGGCACAGTCGCCCGCCGCACTCAGCGCCTTCGAGCACGTGAGCCCGCCGTCGATGAACCGCACGCTGAACTCGCTGCAGGAGGCCGGCTACATCGACCGCACGCCGAGCCCCGACGATCGCCGCATGGTGTCGGTGTCGGTGACGGATGCGGGGCGCCTCGTGGTGAACGAGACGCGCCGTCGCCGAGACGCCTGGCTCGAGGGCAGACTCGACGGGCTGAGCGCCGACGATCGCGACGTGCTCGGGGAAGCCGCCGCGATCATCCGGAAGCTGTTGGAGGCGTGA
- the rpsP gene encoding 30S ribosomal protein S16 translates to MAVKIRLKRLGKIRAPYYRIVVADSRTKRDGRVIEEIGLYHPTEEPSLIQVDSDRAQYWLSVGAQPTEQVAALLKLTGDWGKFKGDKDAVSTVRVKGEKEAFVADEKKKPVLKPKAEKPAAVEAEAAADAEAAAATDSEANEAAVEAAEDAADKA, encoded by the coding sequence GTGGCTGTCAAAATCCGCCTGAAGCGCCTCGGCAAGATCCGTGCGCCCTACTACCGCATCGTCGTGGCCGACTCGCGCACCAAGCGCGACGGTCGTGTCATCGAGGAGATCGGTCTGTACCACCCGACCGAGGAGCCCTCGCTCATCCAGGTCGACTCCGACCGCGCCCAGTACTGGCTCTCGGTCGGCGCCCAGCCCACCGAGCAGGTCGCCGCGCTGCTGAAGCTCACCGGCGACTGGGGCAAGTTCAAGGGCGACAAGGACGCCGTGTCGACCGTGCGCGTCAAGGGCGAGAAGGAAGCCTTCGTCGCCGACGAGAAGAAGAAGCCGGTGCTGAAGCCCAAGGCCGAGAAGCCCGCCGCCGTCGAGGCCGAGGCCGCCGCCGACGCCGAGGCCGCCGCAGCGACCGACTCCGAGGCGAACGAGGCAGCCGTCGAGGCCGCCGAAGACGCCGCAGACAAGGCGTAG
- a CDS encoding MFS transporter, with the protein MSAVFRSLATIDYRIWFAGALVSNVGTWMQRTAQDWIVLTELSDHDAVALGITTALQLGPQLLLVPLSGLIADRFDRRRTLMLTQLSMGLLGAALGAIVLLGVAQLWIVYVFALLLGIASAIDAPVRQTFVSELVTGPNLGNAVALNSASFNAARTIGPAVAGLLVVAVGAGWVFLINAISFAAVLVSLRFIRPSRLVPVTRAPRSKGQLLEGFRYVRGRPDLMVIFVIVFVIGTFGFNYAIFTSTMATVEFGLDSAGFGLLTSIMAVGSVAGALLSASRDKPRGRLVVTASLGFGVAALAAALSPGYAFFAVTLVAIGFAGQVLMTTANGTVQTTTDPAMRGRVMALYMAIFMGGTPIGAPVLGAVANTLGPRWALGVAALAGVVAFAIGAAWLVVYRDARLRRSVRGVRLEFGPGDRMRDQVTATGSFSGVVGGADELASAGERADAARAEELREDLETEEADARRA; encoded by the coding sequence GTGAGCGCCGTCTTCCGCTCCCTGGCGACGATCGACTACCGCATCTGGTTCGCCGGTGCACTGGTGTCGAACGTGGGCACCTGGATGCAGCGCACGGCCCAGGACTGGATCGTGCTCACCGAGCTGAGCGACCACGACGCCGTCGCGCTCGGCATCACGACGGCGCTGCAGCTCGGGCCGCAGCTGCTTCTCGTGCCGCTCTCGGGGCTCATCGCCGACCGCTTCGACCGGCGCCGCACGCTCATGCTCACGCAGCTCTCGATGGGACTGCTCGGAGCCGCGCTCGGCGCGATCGTGCTCCTGGGGGTCGCGCAGCTCTGGATCGTCTACGTCTTCGCCCTGCTGCTCGGCATCGCGTCGGCGATCGACGCGCCGGTGCGACAGACCTTCGTGTCGGAGCTCGTGACCGGCCCGAACCTCGGCAACGCGGTGGCCCTCAACTCGGCGTCGTTCAACGCAGCGCGCACCATCGGGCCCGCCGTGGCGGGGCTGCTCGTGGTGGCCGTCGGCGCGGGCTGGGTGTTCCTCATCAACGCGATCTCGTTCGCGGCGGTGCTCGTGTCGCTGAGGTTCATCCGTCCCTCGCGGCTCGTGCCGGTGACTCGCGCACCGCGCAGCAAGGGGCAGTTGCTCGAGGGCTTCCGCTATGTTCGCGGTCGGCCCGACCTGATGGTGATCTTCGTGATCGTGTTCGTCATCGGCACCTTCGGCTTCAACTACGCGATCTTCACCTCCACCATGGCGACCGTCGAGTTCGGGCTCGACTCGGCGGGCTTCGGCCTGCTCACCTCGATCATGGCGGTGGGCTCGGTGGCCGGGGCGCTGCTTTCGGCCAGCCGCGACAAGCCGCGGGGGCGGCTCGTGGTGACCGCGTCGCTCGGGTTCGGTGTTGCCGCGCTGGCCGCCGCCCTGTCACCCGGCTACGCCTTCTTCGCGGTGACACTCGTGGCGATCGGTTTCGCCGGGCAGGTGCTCATGACCACGGCGAACGGCACGGTGCAGACCACGACCGACCCGGCGATGCGCGGGCGCGTGATGGCGCTGTACATGGCGATCTTCATGGGCGGCACCCCGATCGGCGCGCCCGTGCTGGGCGCGGTGGCGAACACGCTCGGGCCGCGTTGGGCGCTGGGTGTGGCGGCGCTGGCCGGGGTGGTCGCGTTCGCAATCGGGGCCGCGTGGCTCGTCGTGTACCGCGACGCGCGGCTGCGGCGCTCGGTTCGCGGGGTGCGGCTCGAGTTCGGGCCGGGCGACCGGATGCGCGACCAGGTGACGGCGACGGGGTCGTTCTCGGGGGTGGTGGGCGGTGCCGACGAGCTCGCCTCCGCCGGGGAACGCGCCGACGCCGCGCGCGCCGAAGAGCTGCGGGAAGATCTCGAGACCGAGGAGGCCGACGCCCGCCGGGCCTGA
- a CDS encoding glutamate--cysteine ligase, producing the protein MEIKFAESERSTLGIEWEVAMVERSSGDLVSAADVVLTALRGEGDAPHPHITEELLLNTVELVSGVHHKVSDAVDDLQGQLAEVRAIADPLDVELMCAGSHPFGQWFEQTVTDKERYHKLIDRTQWWGRNMMIWGIHVHVGIDDREKALPVANSLLDYYPHLQALSASSPFWGGVNTGYASNRALMFQQLPTAGLPYQFGSWANYEEYVADLIKTGVISDHTEVRWDVRPSPQWGTVEMRACDGLSSPEEIGAVAAFIQCLVDDMSEKLDAGEVLPTMQPWFVRENKWRAARYGMEAEIILNAAGDEEPVSDAIRRELERLAPVAERLGCVAELDQVNLILDHGASYQRQLRVAEENGGSLRAVVSSLTKELRHGLKRLPQKPEEPQPEEPQEDFVI; encoded by the coding sequence ATGGAGATCAAGTTCGCCGAGTCGGAGCGCTCGACCCTCGGGATCGAGTGGGAGGTCGCCATGGTGGAGCGGTCCTCGGGTGATCTGGTCTCGGCGGCCGACGTCGTGCTCACCGCACTCCGGGGCGAGGGCGACGCACCGCACCCGCACATCACCGAGGAGCTGCTGCTCAACACCGTCGAGCTGGTCAGCGGCGTTCACCACAAGGTGTCGGATGCGGTCGACGACCTCCAGGGGCAGCTGGCGGAGGTGCGCGCCATCGCCGACCCGCTCGACGTCGAGCTCATGTGCGCGGGCTCGCACCCGTTCGGCCAGTGGTTCGAGCAGACGGTCACCGACAAGGAGCGCTACCACAAGCTCATCGACCGCACCCAGTGGTGGGGCCGGAACATGATGATCTGGGGCATCCACGTGCACGTCGGCATCGACGACCGCGAGAAGGCGCTGCCGGTGGCGAACTCGCTGCTCGACTACTACCCGCACCTGCAGGCGCTCAGCGCCTCGAGCCCGTTCTGGGGCGGGGTGAACACGGGGTACGCGAGCAACCGGGCGCTGATGTTCCAGCAGCTGCCGACGGCGGGGCTCCCCTACCAGTTCGGCAGTTGGGCGAACTACGAGGAGTACGTCGCCGACCTCATCAAGACGGGCGTGATCAGCGATCACACCGAGGTGCGGTGGGACGTGCGGCCGAGCCCGCAGTGGGGAACCGTCGAGATGCGGGCGTGCGACGGACTGTCGAGCCCGGAGGAGATCGGGGCGGTCGCCGCGTTCATCCAGTGCCTCGTCGACGACATGTCGGAGAAGCTCGACGCCGGCGAGGTGCTGCCCACCATGCAGCCGTGGTTCGTGCGCGAGAACAAATGGCGCGCGGCCCGCTACGGCATGGAGGCGGAGATCATCTTGAACGCCGCCGGCGACGAGGAGCCGGTGTCGGATGCGATCCGCCGCGAACTCGAACGCCTCGCCCCGGTCGCCGAGCGGCTGGGCTGCGTGGCCGAACTCGATCAGGTGAACCTCATCCTCGACCACGGAGCCAGCTACCAGCGTCAGCTCCGCGTCGCCGAGGAGAACGGCGGCAGCCTCCGCGCCGTCGTCTCCTCCCTCACCAAGGAACTCCGCCACGGCCTCAAGCGGCTCCCCCAGAAGCCGGAGGAGCCGCAGCCGGAGGAGCCGCAAGAAGACTTCGTGATCTGA
- a CDS encoding RNA-binding protein, giving the protein MLAPALEHLVKGIVDNPAEVRVITKSSPRGEVLEVRVHPDDLGRVIGRSGRTAKALRTLVTALADGRRVRVDVVDTDY; this is encoded by the coding sequence TTGCTCGCACCCGCACTCGAGCACCTCGTCAAGGGGATCGTCGACAACCCCGCCGAGGTGCGGGTCATCACGAAGAGCTCACCACGCGGCGAGGTTCTCGAGGTGCGCGTGCACCCCGACGACCTCGGCCGCGTGATCGGTCGTTCCGGGCGCACCGCCAAGGCGCTGCGCACCCTCGTGACCGCACTTGCCGACGGACGTCGGGTGCGGGTGGACGTGGTGGACACCGATTACTGA
- the ffh gene encoding signal recognition particle protein produces MATFGNLSDRLSETFKNLRTKGKLSPADVDSTVREIRRALLDADVALEVVKEFTGKVRERALGDEVNRALNPAQQVVQIVNEELVQILGGQQRRLEFAKRPPTIIMLAGLQGAGKTTLAGKLAKWLAKDNHTPLLVAADLQRPNAVNQLQVVGGQAGVAVYAPEPGNGVGNPVKVAKDSIKFAVDKQYDTVIIDTAGRLGVDADMMKQAADIRRATNPDEVLFVIDAMIGQDAVATARAFQEGVDFTGVVLTKLDGDARGGAALSVASVTGRPIIFASTGETLDDFEAFHPDRMASRILDLGDILSLIEQAQSAFDEEEARKVAEKFATDSFTLDDFLKQMQQLRNVGSIKKMMGMLPGAGGLKQQLENFDEREIVRTEAIIQSMTPAERTNPKLLNGSRRLRIARGSGMTVTDVNSLVQRFEQAAKMMKTVAKGGVPNVPGMGPIPGAGFGGGRGKQQAKKKSGSRSGNPAKRAAENAARAAGEKPAVTAGTSGGAGFGLGSKGPNGSANPSPEELEALQRFLR; encoded by the coding sequence ATGGCTACTTTTGGAAATCTCTCGGACAGGCTCTCCGAAACCTTCAAGAACCTCCGCACGAAGGGCAAGCTGAGCCCCGCCGACGTCGACTCGACTGTCCGCGAGATCCGCCGCGCCCTGCTCGACGCCGATGTCGCGCTCGAGGTCGTGAAGGAGTTCACCGGCAAGGTGCGCGAGCGCGCCCTGGGCGACGAGGTGAACCGCGCGCTGAACCCCGCGCAGCAGGTCGTGCAGATCGTCAACGAGGAGCTCGTGCAGATTCTCGGCGGCCAGCAGCGCCGGCTCGAGTTCGCCAAGCGCCCGCCGACCATCATCATGCTCGCCGGCCTCCAGGGTGCCGGTAAGACGACGCTCGCGGGCAAGCTCGCGAAGTGGCTCGCCAAAGACAACCACACCCCGCTGCTCGTGGCTGCCGACCTCCAGCGCCCGAACGCGGTGAACCAGCTGCAGGTCGTGGGCGGCCAGGCCGGCGTCGCGGTGTACGCGCCCGAGCCCGGCAACGGGGTGGGCAACCCGGTCAAGGTGGCGAAAGACTCCATCAAGTTCGCGGTCGACAAGCAGTACGACACGGTCATCATCGACACCGCCGGCCGTCTCGGTGTCGACGCCGACATGATGAAGCAGGCCGCAGACATCCGTCGTGCGACGAACCCCGACGAGGTCCTCTTCGTCATCGACGCCATGATCGGTCAAGACGCCGTGGCCACGGCCCGCGCCTTCCAGGAGGGCGTCGACTTCACCGGCGTCGTGCTCACGAAGCTCGACGGCGACGCCCGCGGTGGCGCCGCGCTCTCGGTCGCGTCGGTCACCGGCCGCCCCATCATCTTCGCGTCGACGGGTGAGACCCTCGACGACTTCGAGGCCTTCCACCCCGACCGCATGGCGTCGCGCATCCTCGACCTGGGTGACATCCTCTCGCTCATCGAGCAGGCGCAGTCGGCGTTCGACGAAGAGGAGGCGCGGAAGGTCGCCGAGAAGTTCGCGACCGACAGCTTCACGCTCGACGACTTCCTCAAGCAGATGCAGCAGCTGCGCAACGTCGGCTCCATCAAGAAGATGATGGGCATGCTGCCGGGCGCCGGAGGTCTCAAGCAGCAGCTGGAGAACTTCGACGAACGCGAGATCGTGCGCACCGAGGCGATCATCCAGTCGATGACCCCGGCCGAGCGCACGAACCCCAAGCTCCTGAACGGCTCGCGGCGCCTGCGCATCGCGCGCGGCTCGGGCATGACGGTCACCGACGTGAACTCGCTCGTGCAGCGCTTCGAGCAGGCGGCGAAGATGATGAAGACGGTCGCCAAGGGCGGTGTGCCGAACGTTCCCGGCATGGGCCCCATCCCGGGCGCCGGCTTCGGCGGCGGCCGCGGCAAGCAGCAGGCGAAGAAGAAGAGCGGATCGCGCTCGGGCAACCCGGCCAAGCGTGCGGCGGAGAACGCGGCGCGGGCCGCGGGCGAGAAGCCCGCCGTCACCGCGGGCACCAGCGGGGGAGCGGGTTTCGGGCTCGGCTCGAAGGGGCCGAACGGCTCGGCGAACCCCAGCCCCGAGGAGCTCGAGGCGCTCCAGCGGTTCTTGCGCTGA
- a CDS encoding LLM class F420-dependent oxidoreductase, with amino-acid sequence MTTTSRPVRVGVQIAPQHSSYATIRDTLAELEDLDVDVAFNWDHFYPLSGEPDGLHFEGWTMLAAWAEQTSRIQFGPLVTCNSYRNPDLLADMARTVDHISAKDGGEGRLVFGIGSGWFERDYDEYGYEFGTAGQRLDALSEAMPRIEARWAKLNPAPTRDIPVLIGGGGEKKTLRIVAQHADIWHSFSDTETLERKLGVLGEWCEKVERDISDIEISVGTRSADNSTLRDRDRQLELGVTLFTLGVSGPDIDMDEVRDLVKWRDSVR; translated from the coding sequence ATGACCACAACCTCCCGCCCTGTGCGCGTCGGCGTGCAGATCGCCCCCCAGCACTCCTCCTACGCCACCATCCGCGACACCCTCGCCGAGCTCGAAGACCTCGACGTCGACGTCGCCTTCAACTGGGACCACTTCTACCCGCTCTCGGGCGAGCCCGACGGCCTGCACTTCGAGGGCTGGACCATGCTCGCCGCCTGGGCCGAGCAGACCTCGCGCATCCAGTTCGGCCCGCTCGTCACCTGCAACAGCTACCGCAACCCCGACCTGCTCGCCGACATGGCCCGCACGGTCGACCACATCAGCGCCAAGGACGGCGGCGAGGGCCGGCTCGTGTTCGGCATCGGCTCGGGCTGGTTCGAGCGCGACTACGACGAGTACGGCTACGAGTTCGGCACCGCCGGCCAGCGGCTCGACGCCCTGTCGGAGGCGATGCCGCGCATCGAGGCGCGCTGGGCGAAGCTGAACCCGGCGCCCACCCGCGACATCCCGGTGCTCATCGGCGGAGGCGGCGAGAAGAAGACGCTCCGCATCGTCGCCCAGCACGCCGACATCTGGCACTCCTTCTCCGACACCGAGACCCTCGAGCGCAAGCTCGGCGTGCTCGGCGAGTGGTGCGAGAAGGTCGAGCGCGACATCTCCGACATCGAGATCTCGGTGGGCACCCGCTCGGCCGACAACTCCACGCTGCGCGACCGCGACCGTCAGCTCGAGCTCGGCGTCACCCTCTTCACCCTCGGCGTCTCCGGCCCCGACATCGACATGGACGAGGTGCGCGACCTCGTGAAGTGGCGCGACTCGGTGCGGTAA
- the rimM gene encoding ribosome maturation factor RimM (Essential for efficient processing of 16S rRNA), translating to MPTDVGCGWTWWTPITENEKTQLRVGRLTKAHGLKGAIKLELFTDDPERRFVPGAVFTLQVPTSSPWHGKTLELAELRWYNGHPVGFFKGVPDRTAAEALVKAILWIDLDADATSDEEDAWYDHQLVGLRVLRDGEQVGTVKLVEHLPAQDLLVVKTPDAREVMVPFVKAIVPAVDLAAGTVTVTPPAGLFEELPDEEEPGADASAAEPAADAAVAPPDGVQ from the coding sequence TTGCCGACGGACGTCGGGTGCGGGTGGACGTGGTGGACACCGATTACTGAGAACGAGAAGACCCAGCTCCGAGTCGGTCGCCTCACCAAGGCCCATGGCCTGAAAGGCGCGATCAAGCTCGAACTGTTCACCGACGACCCGGAACGACGCTTCGTTCCGGGCGCGGTGTTCACCCTCCAGGTGCCGACCTCGTCGCCCTGGCACGGCAAGACCCTCGAACTGGCTGAGCTGCGCTGGTACAACGGGCATCCGGTGGGCTTCTTCAAGGGCGTGCCCGACCGCACGGCGGCGGAGGCGCTGGTGAAGGCGATCCTCTGGATCGACCTCGACGCCGACGCCACCAGCGACGAGGAAGACGCCTGGTACGACCACCAGCTCGTCGGCCTGCGCGTGCTGCGCGACGGCGAGCAGGTGGGCACCGTGAAGCTCGTGGAGCACCTGCCCGCGCAAGACCTGCTCGTGGTGAAGACTCCCGACGCCCGGGAGGTGATGGTGCCGTTCGTCAAGGCGATCGTGCCCGCCGTCGACCTCGCCGCCGGCACCGTGACGGTGACGCCGCCCGCCGGGCTCTTCGAGGAGCTGCCCGACGAGGAGGAGCCCGGCGCCGACGCGTCAGCGGCCGAGCCGGCCGCTGACGCGGCGGTCGCCCCGCCGGACGGCGTTCAATAA